The following coding sequences are from one Myxococcales bacterium window:
- a CDS encoding glycogen/starch/alpha-glucan phosphorylase encodes MDAAGFKRAVLDHLLFTCAKDATDASTFDMYQALAHSVRDRLVHRWLATQHTYDTLDAKRAYYLSSEFLTGRSLGLCLMNMGLFEAASSLAAERGYDLNDILEAEGDPGLGNGGLGRLAACFMDSLATLELPAMGYGIRYDFGIFEQRIEHGQQVEFHDNWLQNGNPWELPRHEEAQTVKFFGRTEMRQDQDGRLRVDWVDTRTVIGVPHDSFIVGHRSNTVNTLRLWAARATKDFDLRFFNDGDYRRAVEEKIDSENISKVLYPNDQTEEGKALRLKQQYFFVACSIADIVNRYKKRHQSFDLFPKRAAIQLNDTHPSITVAELMRVLVDVEGVDWEHAWELAEATLGYTNHTLLPEALERWPLPLFERILPRHIQIIFEINQRFLRKVHTRWPNEPERMQRMSIIEEGPVKQVRMAHLATVGSHSVNGVARLHTDLVKQELLSDFYELWPERFNNKTNGVTPRRWLLHANPRLTSLISSRIGWDWIHRDLSQLKQLETLENDQPFLQALWDVKEANKRDLSLLVQRRIGVELPIEAMFAAQVKRIHEYKRQVLACLQIVSHYMALKNNPELDTVPRVYVFAGKAAAGYAMAKMHIRLINDVAAVINSDPDVNGRLAVAFIPNYGVSLAQSIIPAANLSIQISTAGKEASGTSNMKFALNGALTLGTLDGANVEIREEVGPDNFFLFGLDTAEVAELVRSGYRPGPFIEASPRLSEALAMIESGFFSFGEPQRYKPVVDNLRYHDPFLVCADFDAYVAAEAAAATLYRNPLEWSRRALMNIVGGARFSSDETIRQYANEIWNLKPVRVDPSVLTPTD; translated from the coding sequence ATGGACGCAGCGGGCTTCAAGCGGGCAGTGTTGGATCACTTGCTGTTCACCTGTGCCAAGGATGCCACGGACGCGTCCACTTTCGACATGTACCAGGCGCTCGCACACTCCGTTCGGGACCGCCTGGTGCACCGCTGGCTGGCCACGCAGCACACCTACGACACCCTGGACGCGAAGCGCGCCTACTACCTCTCGTCCGAGTTCCTGACCGGCCGCAGCCTGGGCCTGTGCCTGATGAACATGGGCCTCTTCGAGGCGGCCAGCTCCCTGGCTGCCGAGCGCGGCTACGATCTCAACGACATCCTCGAAGCCGAGGGTGACCCGGGCCTCGGCAACGGGGGTCTTGGGCGGTTGGCGGCGTGCTTCATGGACAGCCTGGCCACGCTGGAGCTCCCGGCGATGGGCTACGGGATCCGCTACGACTTCGGCATCTTCGAGCAGCGCATCGAGCACGGCCAGCAGGTGGAGTTCCACGACAACTGGCTGCAAAACGGCAACCCCTGGGAGCTGCCCCGCCACGAAGAGGCGCAGACCGTGAAGTTCTTCGGCCGCACGGAGATGCGGCAAGACCAGGACGGCCGGCTTCGCGTCGATTGGGTGGACACCCGCACCGTCATCGGGGTGCCCCACGATTCCTTCATCGTGGGACATCGAAGCAACACGGTGAACACGCTCCGGCTCTGGGCCGCGCGGGCCACCAAGGACTTCGACCTGCGCTTCTTCAACGACGGCGACTACCGGCGCGCCGTGGAGGAGAAGATCGACAGCGAGAACATCTCGAAGGTGCTCTATCCCAACGATCAGACCGAAGAGGGCAAGGCGCTGCGGCTCAAGCAGCAGTACTTCTTCGTGGCCTGCTCGATCGCCGACATCGTCAATCGCTACAAAAAGCGGCACCAGTCGTTCGATCTGTTCCCCAAGCGGGCAGCCATTCAGCTCAACGATACGCATCCGTCCATCACGGTGGCCGAACTCATGCGCGTCCTCGTGGACGTGGAAGGTGTGGACTGGGAACACGCCTGGGAGTTGGCGGAAGCCACGTTGGGCTACACGAACCACACCCTGCTTCCCGAGGCGCTCGAGCGCTGGCCGCTGCCCCTCTTCGAGCGCATCCTGCCGCGTCACATCCAGATCATCTTCGAGATCAACCAACGCTTCCTGCGCAAGGTGCACACCCGCTGGCCCAACGAGCCCGAGCGGATGCAACGCATGTCCATCATCGAGGAAGGACCCGTCAAGCAGGTACGCATGGCCCACCTGGCGACCGTGGGGTCCCACAGCGTCAACGGCGTGGCTCGGTTGCACACCGACCTCGTCAAGCAAGAGCTGCTGTCGGACTTTTACGAGCTGTGGCCTGAACGCTTCAACAACAAGACCAACGGTGTCACGCCCCGGCGTTGGCTGCTGCACGCGAACCCGCGCCTGACGAGCCTCATCTCGTCACGCATCGGCTGGGATTGGATTCATCGCGATCTTTCGCAGCTCAAGCAGCTCGAGACGCTCGAGAACGATCAGCCGTTCTTGCAGGCGCTGTGGGACGTCAAGGAGGCCAACAAGCGCGACCTGTCACTCTTGGTTCAGCGCCGCATCGGCGTGGAGCTGCCCATCGAGGCGATGTTCGCGGCGCAGGTCAAGCGGATCCACGAATACAAGCGCCAGGTGCTGGCCTGCCTGCAGATCGTCAGCCACTACATGGCCCTGAAAAACAACCCCGAGCTCGACACCGTGCCCCGGGTCTACGTGTTCGCCGGGAAAGCCGCGGCGGGGTACGCGATGGCCAAGATGCACATCCGCCTCATCAACGACGTGGCGGCGGTCATCAACAGCGACCCGGACGTGAACGGGCGCTTGGCCGTGGCCTTCATCCCGAACTACGGCGTCTCACTGGCCCAGTCCATCATCCCGGCAGCGAACCTGTCGATTCAGATCTCCACCGCGGGCAAAGAGGCCTCCGGCACGAGCAACATGAAGTTCGCGCTCAACGGCGCGCTCACGCTGGGCACGCTCGACGGCGCCAATGTCGAGATCCGCGAAGAAGTGGGGCCCGACAACTTCTTCCTCTTCGGGCTCGACACGGCCGAAGTCGCTGAGCTCGTGCGCAGCGGCTACCGCCCGGGGCCGTTCATCGAAGCAAGCCCTCGTCTGTCCGAGGCCCTCGCGATGATCGAGTCGGGCTTCTTCAGCTTCGGTGAGCCCCAACGCTACAAGCCCGTGGTGGACAACCTTCGCTACCACGATCCTTTCCTCGTGTGCGCCGACTTCGACGCCTACGTGGCCGCAGAGGCAGCCGCCGCGACGCTCTATCGTAACCCGCTCGAGTGGTCCCGGCGGGCCCTCATGAACATCGTGGGTGGAGCCCGTTTCTCGAGCGATGAGACCATCCGCCAGTACGCAAACGAGATCTGGAACCTGAAGCCCGTGCGGGTGGATCCCTCGGTCCTCACGCCCACGGACTAA
- a CDS encoding Smr/MutS family protein has product MPRKIGSGGGRTGPNPELSAEDKALFDEAMQGVRPLASGKARVPAALPDPRVRATRPTPGSLPLAGAFPTLGRGEGGGLEVLEDGERVTGRGPDVDRRLVRELAKGNPQPQGKLDLHGKTAALAREMVPRFVAAAVADAKSCVLVVHGRGHHSSSEGPVLKRVVLQLLSTPPLASCVLAFATAPRPLGGEGALLVRLRRGRAG; this is encoded by the coding sequence ATGCCGCGTAAAATCGGATCCGGGGGAGGTCGCACCGGCCCGAACCCTGAGCTCTCCGCCGAGGACAAGGCCCTGTTCGACGAAGCGATGCAGGGCGTACGACCTTTGGCGTCGGGCAAGGCGCGGGTGCCTGCCGCGCTGCCGGACCCGCGCGTCCGCGCGACGCGCCCGACGCCGGGGTCGCTGCCGTTGGCGGGGGCTTTTCCAACCCTCGGGCGGGGCGAGGGGGGGGGGCTCGAGGTGCTCGAGGACGGGGAGCGGGTCACCGGGAGAGGGCCCGACGTGGACCGCCGCCTCGTCCGGGAGCTGGCCAAGGGCAACCCCCAGCCGCAGGGCAAGCTCGACCTGCACGGGAAAACCGCGGCGCTCGCGCGCGAGATGGTGCCGCGCTTCGTGGCAGCGGCGGTGGCCGACGCGAAGTCGTGCGTGCTGGTGGTGCACGGACGAGGGCACCACTCGTCGAGCGAGGGCCCGGTGCTCAAGCGTGTGGTGCTTCAGCTTCTCTCGACGCCACCCCTTGCCTCCTGCGTACTTGCGTTTGCCACGGCCCCGCGGCCCTTGGGTGGCGAGGGCGCCCTGTTGGTGCGGCTGCGCCGGGGGCGCGCGGGGTGA
- a CDS encoding ribonuclease H-like domain-containing protein, whose amino-acid sequence MIRATFQLVRGLGPRRERALWAAGLRDWTDVLGATATDLRLPLKLCDELKVAVEELRACFEANDLVGVATRMPTGEHWRLFEAFESRAVYLDIETDREEGVTVVGLLDREGPRCLLAGRDLARVPGYVPADCLLVTFNGASFDVPMLRKHFEAWQAPPAHMDLRHVWNRLGHWGGLKALEDAVGIGRPAHLKHLDGSHASWLWQHARLGDRAALTKLVEYNLYDVINLRTLAALGWNRMVQQHGFPERVLPVSFRGDVLYDVSRLLMAL is encoded by the coding sequence GTGATTCGTGCCACGTTTCAGCTGGTGCGGGGGCTCGGACCCCGGCGGGAACGGGCGCTGTGGGCGGCAGGACTACGCGATTGGACCGACGTGCTCGGAGCGACGGCCACGGACCTGCGCCTGCCGCTGAAACTCTGTGACGAGCTCAAGGTCGCCGTGGAAGAGCTGCGTGCCTGCTTCGAGGCAAACGATCTCGTCGGTGTGGCCACCCGCATGCCCACGGGGGAACACTGGCGTTTGTTCGAGGCCTTCGAGAGCCGTGCGGTGTACCTCGACATCGAGACCGATCGCGAGGAGGGCGTCACCGTGGTGGGGCTGCTCGACCGCGAGGGGCCTCGTTGTCTGCTGGCGGGGCGGGACCTGGCGCGGGTGCCTGGCTACGTCCCTGCCGATTGTTTGCTGGTTACGTTCAACGGCGCTTCTTTCGACGTGCCGATGTTGCGCAAGCACTTCGAGGCGTGGCAGGCCCCGCCTGCGCACATGGACCTTCGCCACGTGTGGAATCGCCTGGGGCACTGGGGAGGGCTCAAGGCCCTCGAGGACGCCGTGGGCATCGGACGCCCTGCCCATTTGAAACACCTCGACGGCTCACATGCCTCCTGGCTTTGGCAGCACGCGCGGCTCGGCGATCGGGCTGCCTTGACGAAGCTCGTCGAATACAACCTCTACGACGTCATCAACCTGCGCACTTTGGCCGCGCTCGGTTGGAACCGCATGGTGCAGCAGCACGGCTTCCCCGAGCGCGTGCTGCCCGTATCTTTCCGCGGTGACGTGCTCTACGACGTGAGCCGTCTGTTGATGGCGTTATGA
- a CDS encoding adenine phosphoribosyltransferase, with amino-acid sequence MSDLRRYIVDVPDFPKPGILFRDITPLLAQAFRETISAMEALLSAPEWDTITAVAGVESRGFVLAAALAERRNKGFVPIRKQGKLPPPVVDVPYDLEYGAGVLEMQAGRGHLLLVDDVLATGGTLKGAADLCARAGYQVGAVAVLIDLQLVPPLHFGGLAPRAAIIYGS; translated from the coding sequence ATGAGCGATCTGCGCCGTTACATCGTCGACGTCCCCGATTTTCCGAAACCTGGCATTCTTTTCCGCGACATCACGCCGCTCTTGGCGCAGGCATTTCGCGAGACCATCTCGGCGATGGAAGCGCTGTTGTCGGCGCCGGAGTGGGACACGATCACCGCCGTTGCCGGTGTGGAATCACGCGGCTTCGTCCTGGCCGCCGCGTTGGCCGAACGTCGCAACAAGGGGTTCGTGCCCATCCGCAAGCAGGGCAAGCTGCCGCCGCCGGTGGTCGACGTGCCCTACGACCTCGAGTACGGCGCGGGCGTGCTCGAGATGCAGGCGGGACGGGGCCACCTGCTCCTGGTGGACGATGTGCTCGCCACCGGCGGTACGCTCAAGGGCGCGGCCGACCTCTGCGCCCGCGCCGGATACCAGGTGGGTGCGGTGGCCGTGCTCATCGACTTGCAGCTGGTGCCGCCCTTGCATTTTGGCGGTCTCGCCCCCCGCGCGGCGATCATCTACGGCTCATAA
- a CDS encoding NAD(P)/FAD-dependent oxidoreductase produces MSERYDAVVVGSGPNGLAAGIRLLQAGRSVLILEANAEPGGGARSAALTLPGFVHDVCSSVHPLGVASPYFQKLPLARYGLVWRHTRFAMAHPGEGQDAAVLSQDLDDTVASLGEDGARYRRHMAPLVAAWPSIKGDVLGPLGFPRRPVAMGRFGMVALRSAAGVARSWFRGEAARRFWAGLAAHGGPPLTWRGTSAAALVLGLCGHAEGWPVPEGGAGRLIAALLGHYRELGGQLRTQAVVRRLSDLPAHRVALLSVTPRQLAEMADPELPRRTRRALARRRFGPSVCKVDWALSGPIPWQAQACRETMTVHLGRSLDQILRSEARPFVTPGGPLAAPYVLLTQPTVGDPSRAPAGQHTAWAYCHVPWESDEDATEVIEAEIEQHAPGFSDLILARHTRTAPALAAYNPTYVGGDIAGGTASLWQMVVRPALTLDPYGTPLPHVFLCSSSTPPGPAVHGLCGLGAAERALAYLASQGA; encoded by the coding sequence GTGAGCGAACGCTACGACGCCGTGGTCGTGGGCTCGGGCCCGAATGGCCTGGCGGCGGGCATTCGCCTTTTGCAGGCCGGGCGCTCGGTCCTCATCCTCGAGGCAAACGCCGAGCCCGGGGGAGGCGCACGCTCGGCCGCGCTCACGCTGCCCGGGTTCGTGCACGACGTATGTTCGAGCGTTCATCCGCTCGGCGTGGCCTCGCCTTACTTCCAAAAGCTGCCCCTGGCGCGCTACGGACTCGTGTGGCGGCACACACGCTTCGCCATGGCCCACCCGGGCGAGGGGCAAGACGCGGCGGTGTTGTCGCAGGACTTGGACGACACGGTGGCCTCGCTGGGAGAAGATGGCGCCCGCTACCGTCGTCACATGGCGCCCCTTGTGGCCGCGTGGCCGTCGATCAAGGGCGACGTGCTTGGGCCTCTCGGGTTCCCGCGCCGGCCCGTGGCGATGGGGCGCTTCGGGATGGTCGCGCTGCGCTCGGCGGCAGGCGTGGCGCGTTCGTGGTTCCGGGGCGAAGCGGCGCGAAGGTTTTGGGCAGGTCTGGCGGCACACGGTGGTCCGCCGCTCACCTGGCGGGGCACGAGTGCCGCGGCCCTCGTGCTGGGCCTGTGTGGGCACGCCGAAGGGTGGCCCGTTCCCGAAGGCGGTGCCGGCCGGCTGATCGCGGCTTTGCTCGGGCACTACCGGGAGTTGGGCGGGCAGCTGCGCACGCAGGCGGTCGTGCGGCGTTTGTCGGATCTGCCCGCGCACCGGGTGGCTCTGCTGAGCGTGACACCCCGGCAGCTGGCCGAGATGGCCGATCCCGAGCTGCCGCGCCGGACACGCCGGGCGTTGGCGCGGCGGCGCTTCGGCCCGTCGGTGTGCAAGGTCGATTGGGCGCTTTCGGGCCCCATTCCGTGGCAGGCGCAGGCGTGCCGGGAGACGATGACGGTGCACCTGGGGCGCTCCCTGGACCAGATCCTGCGCTCCGAGGCACGACCTTTCGTGACGCCGGGTGGGCCTCTCGCGGCGCCCTACGTTCTGCTCACGCAACCCACGGTGGGCGACCCTTCACGGGCGCCCGCGGGCCAGCACACCGCTTGGGCTTACTGTCACGTGCCCTGGGAGAGCGACGAGGACGCCACCGAGGTGATCGAAGCGGAGATCGAGCAGCATGCCCCGGGGTTTTCCGATCTCATCCTGGCGCGACACACCCGTACGGCGCCCGCACTGGCGGCCTATAACCCGACCTACGTGGGCGGGGACATTGCGGGCGGTACGGCGTCTTTGTGGCAGATGGTGGTGCGTCCGGCGCTGACGCTGGATCCGTATGGCACGCCCTTGCCCCACGTGTTTCTTTGTTCTTCGTCCACCCCGCCAGGGCCTGCCGTGCATGGGCTTTGCGGTTTGGGTGCCGCGGAGCGGGCGCTGGCGTACCTGGCGTCGCAAGGCGCCTGA
- a CDS encoding CDP-alcohol phosphatidyltransferase family protein gives MTEAVRDASATTALVICPEGADPHRRLLGLSLGERLLLALSFGGVRQVVFVGPGERPRSDRAKIEVVDLASWPPGGQVIVTTSDAVFDRGFVSAGQVPEGLPFRVMSAEEAAACARDVTGTVARLGAGEAHAGRGFGIRVVDRPSARRAHRALLLSLRKPIDGFISRNLNRYMSLAVSSWLVRTGITPNMVTISIGVLGLLAAFLVAQGQPWWMLVTAGVLFQVQSVLDGCDGEIARLTYRFSHVGQWLDTVGDDVTNYAFCFGLAYGQAVVLGRADLMAFGVLTLGVQIVMALVLYRRMLRMGVGDLMAIPDTVTSGGKGGALAKVLKVLREASRRDTFILIVASLTALQLPLLAFFLFAVGTYPTFVAVLVNERRLASQDKQKRALLDEGSTPQAVS, from the coding sequence ATGACCGAAGCCGTCCGGGACGCGTCCGCCACCACAGCCCTCGTGATCTGCCCCGAGGGGGCGGACCCTCACCGCCGCCTGCTGGGCCTGTCCCTGGGCGAGCGGCTCTTGCTGGCTCTCTCTTTCGGGGGCGTGCGTCAGGTGGTCTTCGTGGGCCCCGGAGAGCGGCCGCGTTCGGACCGCGCGAAGATCGAGGTCGTAGACCTCGCGTCTTGGCCCCCCGGGGGCCAGGTGATCGTGACCACGTCGGACGCGGTCTTCGATCGGGGCTTCGTTTCGGCGGGGCAGGTGCCCGAGGGCTTGCCTTTCCGCGTAATGTCCGCAGAAGAGGCGGCGGCGTGCGCCCGGGACGTCACTGGAACCGTGGCACGCCTTGGCGCCGGGGAAGCTCACGCCGGCCGGGGCTTCGGGATTCGGGTGGTGGACCGGCCGAGCGCCCGCCGCGCGCACCGGGCGCTGCTCTTGTCGCTGCGCAAGCCCATCGATGGCTTCATCTCGCGCAACCTCAACCGCTACATGTCGCTCGCCGTGTCCAGCTGGCTCGTGCGCACGGGCATTACGCCCAACATGGTGACGATCAGCATCGGGGTGCTGGGACTCCTGGCGGCCTTCCTGGTGGCGCAGGGACAACCCTGGTGGATGCTGGTGACGGCCGGGGTGCTGTTCCAGGTGCAGTCGGTACTGGACGGGTGTGACGGCGAGATCGCGCGGCTCACCTACCGGTTTTCCCATGTGGGCCAGTGGCTCGACACCGTGGGTGACGACGTCACCAACTACGCGTTCTGCTTTGGTCTTGCCTACGGACAGGCGGTGGTGCTGGGGCGGGCCGATCTCATGGCCTTCGGGGTGCTGACGCTGGGCGTGCAGATCGTGATGGCGCTCGTTTTGTACCGCCGGATGTTGCGCATGGGTGTGGGGGATCTGATGGCCATCCCCGATACGGTGACCTCGGGAGGCAAAGGCGGTGCGCTGGCCAAAGTGCTCAAGGTGTTGCGCGAGGCTTCGCGGCGCGACACGTTCATCCTGATCGTGGCGTCCTTGACCGCGCTCCAGCTGCCGCTCCTTGCGTTTTTCCTGTTCGCCGTGGGGACCTACCCCACCTTCGTGGCGGTGCTGGTGAACGAGCGGCGGCTCGCCAGCCAGGACAAGCAAAAGCGGGCCCTGCTCGACGAGGGGTCTACGCCCCAGGCCGTGTCCTGA
- a CDS encoding putative DNA-binding domain-containing protein has protein sequence MPDDEIPPALPLSALQRRLFGLITARGTVAEALDAAPYPPRYLTDHVVGDERLDAIGRLDIYNGMYFFRLLEDVLQADYPAVRAWLGDEGFTVAAAAYIEAHPPCAPSARDASARFPEFLRTFSAAPPGLADLAALEWARVDVFDEADDDALTRAHVAAAASEDLTALALLAVRAHRLVDAAYPVHEAWRALESAHVAPGPAPHVALAPQDTALLVWREGRTIYHRPLPAPEASAFALVAAGTTFGALCERLGETSDEEDAARQVVAFLSRWVDDGLLRAPGLRPAGP, from the coding sequence ATGCCGGATGACGAAATCCCCCCCGCCTTGCCGCTCTCCGCCTTGCAGAGGCGGCTTTTCGGATTGATTACGGCCCGGGGCACCGTGGCTGAGGCGCTGGACGCCGCCCCCTACCCACCCCGGTACCTCACCGATCACGTCGTGGGCGACGAGCGCCTGGACGCGATCGGACGCCTCGACATCTACAACGGCATGTACTTCTTTCGCTTGCTGGAAGACGTCTTGCAGGCCGATTACCCGGCCGTCCGGGCGTGGCTCGGCGACGAGGGGTTCACGGTGGCGGCCGCGGCCTACATCGAAGCGCACCCACCCTGCGCGCCCTCGGCCCGCGACGCCAGCGCCCGCTTTCCAGAGTTCCTGCGTACCTTCTCGGCAGCGCCACCCGGCCTTGCGGATCTGGCCGCTCTCGAGTGGGCCCGCGTCGATGTCTTCGACGAAGCCGACGACGACGCGCTCACGAGAGCCCACGTGGCCGCCGCGGCGAGCGAGGACTTGACCGCTTTGGCGCTGCTGGCTGTGCGCGCCCACCGCCTGGTGGATGCCGCGTACCCCGTGCACGAGGCCTGGCGGGCCCTCGAGAGCGCCCACGTGGCGCCCGGCCCCGCGCCTCACGTGGCTCTCGCACCGCAGGACACGGCTTTGTTGGTGTGGCGCGAAGGCCGCACGATCTACCACCGCCCCCTGCCTGCGCCGGAAGCCAGCGCCTTTGCCCTCGTGGCCGCGGGCACCACCTTTGGCGCCCTCTGCGAGCGGCTGGGCGAAACGAGCGACGAAGAGGACGCCGCCCGGCAGGTGGTGGCGTTTTTGTCGCGCTGGGTGGACGACGGCCTCTTGCGGGCGCCGGGGCTCAGACCCGCCGGCCCGTGA
- a CDS encoding DUF692 domain-containing protein yields the protein MTLPTPPAPRSTPFLGYGIGLRAPHYAALETGPVGVDWFEAISENFLRPGGNPRRMLRAVRSRFPVVLHGVSLSLGSVDPLNERYLEDLGRLVDEIEPAWVSDHLCWNGVDGHYAHDLLPLPYTEEALAHVAERIGRVQDRLKRQMVVENVSSYLTYTHSSMTEWEFLSALAEKADCLLLLDVNNVFVSAHNHRFDAHTFIAGVPAERVAQIHLAGHRRRGALLLDTHDHPVPPGVFALYEAAIARCGPVSTLVEWDAEIPPLGDVVAQADEARRRAERQTGPVPVPHGERPPTPRPSPPLPQDTSHAG from the coding sequence ATGACCTTACCCACTCCCCCTGCGCCCCGCTCCACACCCTTTCTGGGCTACGGCATCGGTCTGCGCGCCCCCCACTATGCGGCCCTCGAGACGGGGCCCGTGGGGGTGGATTGGTTCGAGGCGATCTCCGAGAATTTCCTGCGACCCGGTGGCAACCCGCGCCGCATGTTGCGCGCCGTGCGCAGCCGCTTTCCTGTCGTATTGCATGGGGTGTCCCTGTCCCTGGGCTCGGTAGACCCGCTCAACGAGCGCTACCTCGAAGACCTCGGTCGGCTCGTGGACGAGATCGAACCCGCATGGGTGTCCGATCACCTCTGCTGGAATGGAGTCGACGGGCACTACGCCCATGACCTGCTGCCGCTTCCCTACACAGAAGAGGCGCTCGCCCACGTCGCGGAACGGATCGGGCGCGTGCAAGACAGACTCAAGCGCCAGATGGTGGTGGAGAACGTATCGAGCTACCTCACCTACACGCATTCCTCGATGACCGAGTGGGAGTTCCTGTCTGCCCTTGCCGAAAAGGCCGATTGCCTGCTGCTGCTCGACGTCAACAACGTGTTCGTCAGCGCCCACAACCACAGGTTTGATGCCCACACCTTCATCGCGGGCGTGCCTGCAGAGCGCGTGGCCCAGATTCATCTGGCGGGCCACCGGCGCCGGGGCGCATTGTTGCTCGACACCCACGATCACCCCGTGCCCCCGGGCGTGTTTGCCCTTTACGAAGCGGCCATCGCCCGATGTGGCCCCGTGTCCACCCTGGTGGAATGGGACGCCGAGATTCCCCCACTTGGCGACGTGGTGGCCCAAGCGGATGAAGCCCGCCGCCGCGCCGAACGGCAAACCGGCCCGGTGCCGGTGCCTCACGGCGAGCGCCCCCCGACGCCCCGCCCCTCGCCTCCGCTTCCGCAAGACACGTCCCATGCCGGATGA